The window aggttttgatttattttcattttcactttCCTCAACATTTTCAATATGAGTTTTTGTGGTTGGACTAAAGTTTGGCTTAGGAATAGAAGTATTCCCatgtaattgtttgttttttaccGCAGGACTAGTCATTCTCTTTGGAATATTGCTCTGATATGAATGTGCAGGTCCAGGAATTGAAGAAGTTTTGGGACCATTGTCTTGTGATGGTCTGTTTTCTGAAACATTTTTTGGACCTGAAACAGAACTTTCTTCTGTAGCATCACAAGCCAATGACCCAGAAATATCAGCCATCTTTTGATCACTATCTTCACTTATATGAGCATTTTCCAAACCATTTTCCTGTATATGATTATCAATTTCAGTTcctttattttcaataatctCATTTGTAGATTTTTGTTCATTATTCAACTCAGGATCATTAAAACTCCTATCTATTGAATTAATAGAGTTCTTTTGATTTGGCACaatgtattttttgtctattttactATAAATTGGACTCAGTGGCCTTTGGTAAAAACTGATTTTATCTGGGCCATCTACTACATCTTCACCTACTAAACTGGTCCCAACCTCACTATAGCCTGGTTCCCCATCATAATGAGAGTTTACGTAATTTTTATTTGGTTTTGGAGCCACTGGTGGAGGCTTTGGTCCATCGCATCTCAAACTTTGTGATTTTGGTATTAAAGTTGGTTTAGGTGAATCATCCCTCATGCTATGTGATTTGGGTTGGGGCAGTTTACAAGGTAATCGACTGTCAGATTTATGACTGGGTTTTTGATTACCAACATGATGATCCAGTATATCACCATTAATTGTCAGCATAGCACCACTATGTTCCACAGAAGGCTCACAAATTACATTTTGATTTCCAATTGAAGCACTAATTTCATCTGACTGACTATTGTCCATAGAATTCTGTCTGTTCACTAACTGTCTAGAATCATTCATATCAGACATGTTGATTGCAGACACACTTGTCAGTTCAGATTGATCATGAGTTCTGTCCCCTTGCACACTACTAGACAAACTAGTTAATCCTGATATTTTACCTAAACTTGTGTCAGTTGTTGCAGTATTCTCTAAGAAACTAGTCACATTTTGAGTATCATCTGGTAAAATAGCACTGTCATTGTTATCATTGTGAGATTCATTTCCTGTTTCATTTGCATATTTTATATTACTAGTATCAACATCAGTCTGAGATACGTTTGGAGTAGAATTAACATCTTTTAAATCTGGATACACACTGTTGGCTTTTTCCTGACGaatcatatatttttctttcaataattTTGGTGGGTCAGGCCGAGGAGGTGGTGGTGACCTAACCTTTCTTCGACATAACTCAGATTCATTACCAGCTTTCGTTTTTGTTTTAGGCACTTTACGTAATTTTGGCTTTATATATCTTTTTGGCACTTCTGGTTTTCCATTCTGACTGTTGTTTTTGCTTACACTATTACTAACCttagttttattaaatttctccattaaatttgtttttgattcggGTGTTGAATGATGTTGAGTTGGCGGAGGTGGAGCAGGCCTTGATGGCCTCACTGACTTAGGAAGTTTACTCCTTTTGTTAGGAGAATCTTTTGATAAACCATTCGAGACTTTTGTCCTTTGATCCAGAGACTCTGTTGATTTCTGTGAGATTTCATCCTCAGATCTGTGACCACCAAGTGGTTTGATGGGTGATAATGCGGCTATATCCTTGTCAATTGTAGTTTCTAAAGGTACATCATGAATCACAATCTTATCTGGTATATCATCATGAGTTATCTCCTCTTCTTGAGTTACATCCCTTGAAACAGGACCATCTATTTCATCTGCAGTCATCTGAAAATATAAATTCGATGTAATGATACTCTGATTTTACCATATTAAACTTTAAGGTTAATGTGAtacaaaatcaaagaaaattgttcTATTTAGTATTTTTGTTGTATGGATACTGCAGAAATCATTTTCATCCCAGTTACCCACCAAGGGCAAtggcccttttatagctgactatgcggtattggctttgctcattgttgaaatccgtacagtgacctatagttgttaatgactgtgtcattttggtctcttgtggacagttgtctcattgccaagcataccacatcttctttttatacttGATAAAATTTTCTATCTTTCCTTTGAAACTTCATTAAAACTGTATTTTGAAATCCAGTATATACAATCTTAAACATTAAGACATTTATATGTTCCTCTGTGGTTTTTTTCAGAAGTGtcatttcatatttattatattttctatgGAGCAATTCatacagacacaataaataaagttCCCTAACATCAATGCTAATCTCACTACAAATTGTGCCTAATAGATCTCGATTCATGCTCAAAACTTGTTGAATTCTATTTAAAATGCTTTTAGATGCATGTCATTTTAACTATCAATTCAATTAACAAAGATCTACAATATGAATACAAAGATGAGGTATTATTGTAATATAACAACTATCaaacag of the Mytilus galloprovincialis chromosome 8, xbMytGall1.hap1.1, whole genome shotgun sequence genome contains:
- the LOC143085470 gene encoding uncharacterized protein LOC143085470 yields the protein MSLCGVGLLILLIIVLFVCCKKRSSTKQHTVETVQIGDLWASNRGDISYAPTFDSVLDTVSESPKVQTKTSKGWSGKKKYRIDVLYHVLYPYTAQEDSQLNLDLGDVVTLIEKRGNGWWKGRIKDKEGWFPGSYVEETDIGKVYTSNLHLPNGHSPVSSFLKNQDLTPKLAKSSLNRNSAPVFSYDKKALGKEVSIPKVPTPTSSPFQSPPASKPTSPSHIPHSFGKVITENVGGRSFYALYSHEPNFSNELQLDVGDVVIGIERDMNGWMKGRKNKSEEIGMFPAIYVQEISQNEEPLGYKDKQSVYDQLPVCNNDLSTAEYIGVEHTAVCPYAAENETDLSFDIGDTIIVCQTLDNGWWYGCYDDQFGWFPGSYVEAIRQDQMTADEIDGPVSRDVTQEEEITHDDIPDKIVIHDVPLETTIDKDIAALSPIKPLGGHRSEDEISQKSTESLDQRTKVSNGLSKDSPNKRSKLPKSVRPSRPAPPPPTQHHSTPESKTNLMEKFNKTKVSNSVSKNNSQNGKPEVPKRYIKPKLRKVPKTKTKAGNESELCRRKVRSPPPPRPDPPKLLKEKYMIRQEKANSVYPDLKDVNSTPNVSQTDVDTSNIKYANETGNESHNDNNDSAILPDDTQNVTSFLENTATTDTSLGKISGLTSLSSSVQGDRTHDQSELTSVSAINMSDMNDSRQLVNRQNSMDNSQSDEISASIGNQNVICEPSVEHSGAMLTINGDILDHHVGNQKPSHKSDSRLPCKLPQPKSHSMRDDSPKPTLIPKSQSLRCDGPKPPPVAPKPNKNYVNSHYDGEPGYSEVGTSLVGEDVVDGPDKISFYQRPLSPIYSKIDKKYIVPNQKNSINSIDRSFNDPELNNEQKSTNEIIENKGTEIDNHIQENGLENAHISEDSDQKMADISGSLACDATEESSVSGPKNVSENRPSQDNGPKTSSIPGPAHSYQSNIPKRMTSPAVKNKQLHGNTSIPKPNFSPTTKTHIENVEESENENKSKPERPSRPPNVVRHSSMTSPSPSRLPKVEKSKSSLSDSPNVSRKFQKQKPAKERGKIPSAIPKSPKQKAPNPMGSSRTASSPSRLPRKAMNGVVSPKPKRPPPPKTPPTSPVTDSPKTITFSPNYSSIPEGGHLQINDTGDNRQIEGSLLKKAITSYTAQNEDELSFQEGSFIQEISQDDESGVCVGMLPNGDTGLYHKSFVEDSCHEQQSVV